Proteins co-encoded in one Coriobacterium glomerans PW2 genomic window:
- a CDS encoding ABC transporter substrate-binding protein, protein MSTGKTTPSEQRAANLNITRRGFLAAGIATTAVAAGLGLAGCKGASKDAKGSGSAGGSSSSDLLKADKDGFVVRATKTDSKAKSNDATIAVETPVKELHPMNWSDGTSGNVVLYIYDSLLAYDKDMKFVPRLAKSWEISDDALTYTFHLRDDVTFTDGSAFDSSVVLTNYQQAIDKKNNWRRRRTFIETIDENTEVTRVNSAEAPDESTVVFHLAKPFAPFLNSMAQFFIISGKVVTDSSHDYMKESAGSGPFKLKEYSQGDHTTLVRNDDYWGKAPKIDSVTFREVPEAGSRIAMLQTGEVQVAYPVPADQVATIRSAGNINLLSIPSTTMRYVTLNNDVKPLDDVRVRQALNYALNQQDYVDVMYAGAATPATSVLPATVPGYKEQKPFDYDIEKAKSLLKEAGLEDGFSIEMIGDNSSQETKGMTFVMQQLAKINVKVDVKPGDAATNGVLAEASESETKLQTWYVNWSQTDADGFMRSLLSEAMVPPTGYNTAFWKNDKFNAELEAGNAAPTLEEQNKHYGACQDIAWDECPWIYLASDNSLIAYNSCLSNVTNPPQGLDIINEKLSV, encoded by the coding sequence ATGAGCACAGGAAAGACAACCCCATCGGAACAGCGGGCCGCGAATCTGAATATCACACGCAGAGGCTTTCTCGCCGCCGGCATCGCGACGACGGCTGTCGCAGCCGGGCTGGGTCTCGCGGGCTGCAAGGGCGCATCGAAAGATGCGAAGGGCAGCGGATCTGCGGGTGGCTCCTCATCGAGCGATCTTCTCAAGGCCGACAAGGACGGCTTCGTCGTGCGCGCGACCAAGACGGATAGCAAGGCGAAGTCCAACGACGCGACCATCGCGGTGGAGACTCCGGTCAAGGAGCTGCATCCGATGAACTGGTCGGACGGCACCTCGGGCAACGTCGTGCTCTACATCTACGATTCGCTTCTCGCCTACGACAAGGACATGAAGTTCGTTCCCCGCCTCGCCAAGAGCTGGGAGATTTCCGACGATGCTCTCACATATACGTTCCATCTGCGTGACGACGTCACATTCACCGATGGATCCGCGTTCGACTCCTCCGTCGTGCTCACGAACTACCAGCAGGCCATCGATAAGAAGAACAACTGGCGGCGCCGCCGCACCTTTATCGAGACCATCGATGAGAACACCGAGGTCACCCGCGTCAACAGCGCCGAGGCACCCGATGAGAGCACCGTCGTGTTCCATCTCGCCAAGCCCTTCGCGCCATTTTTGAACTCGATGGCCCAGTTCTTCATCATCAGCGGCAAGGTGGTCACCGATTCCTCCCATGACTACATGAAGGAGTCCGCCGGCTCCGGACCGTTCAAACTCAAGGAGTACTCGCAGGGCGACCACACCACCCTGGTGCGCAACGATGACTACTGGGGCAAGGCGCCCAAGATCGACTCGGTCACCTTCCGCGAGGTCCCCGAAGCCGGCTCGCGCATCGCGATGCTGCAGACCGGCGAGGTCCAGGTCGCCTATCCCGTACCAGCCGATCAGGTGGCGACGATCCGCAGCGCCGGCAACATCAACCTGCTTTCCATCCCCTCCACGACCATGCGCTACGTGACACTCAACAACGACGTCAAACCGCTTGATGACGTCCGTGTCCGCCAAGCGCTCAACTACGCCCTCAATCAGCAGGATTACGTCGACGTCATGTACGCTGGCGCCGCGACGCCGGCGACCTCGGTCCTGCCCGCCACCGTTCCGGGATACAAGGAGCAAAAGCCCTTCGACTACGACATCGAAAAAGCGAAGAGCCTGCTCAAAGAAGCGGGCCTGGAAGATGGTTTCAGCATAGAGATGATCGGTGACAACTCCTCGCAGGAGACGAAGGGCATGACGTTCGTCATGCAGCAGCTTGCCAAGATCAATGTCAAAGTCGATGTGAAACCCGGAGACGCGGCGACAAACGGCGTGCTCGCAGAGGCGTCCGAGAGCGAGACGAAGCTCCAGACCTGGTATGTCAACTGGTCGCAGACCGATGCCGACGGCTTCATGCGCTCCCTGCTCTCCGAGGCCATGGTACCGCCGACCGGGTACAACACGGCGTTTTGGAAGAACGACAAATTCAACGCCGAGCTCGAGGCCGGCAACGCCGCGCCGACTCTCGAAGAGCAGAACAAGCACTACGGCGCGTGCCAGGACATCGCCTGGGATGAGTGCCCCTGGATCTACCTCGCCAGCGATAACTCGCTGATCGCGTACAACTCCTGCCTCTCCAATGTGACCAACCCGCCTCAGGGTCTTGATATCATCAACGAGAAGCTATCGGTGTAG
- a CDS encoding ABC transporter permease: protein MGKYLVKRILNMIPLLFIISVLVFMFIHLIPGDPARMVAGPQARLGEVEQIREQLGLNKPLLTQYIDWVTGLFHGDFGISFSNKETVGSLLAPRLPITMYLTICSITWSALFGVIIGAVAAINRGRSLDIVGMVIAIAGISIPNFWLGLQLMEIFSVGFGLLPTGGVDTWQGYILPSLAMGAGIMSILARVTRSSMVENLGRDYIRTSRAKGLSESKVIWRHAFKNSSIDVVTVAALQIGALIAGSVVVETVFSIPGLGRLLVASIGYRDYQVIQTLILFFSLEYMVVNLIADVLYGIINPRVRYD from the coding sequence ATGGGGAAATATCTCGTCAAGCGGATACTGAACATGATTCCGCTTCTGTTCATCATCTCCGTTCTCGTCTTCATGTTCATCCACCTCATCCCGGGCGATCCCGCGCGCATGGTCGCCGGGCCGCAGGCGCGCCTCGGTGAGGTCGAGCAGATACGCGAGCAGCTCGGCCTCAACAAGCCGTTGCTCACGCAGTACATCGACTGGGTCACGGGACTGTTCCATGGTGACTTCGGGATATCCTTCTCGAACAAGGAGACGGTGGGGTCCCTGCTGGCTCCCCGACTGCCCATCACGATGTATCTGACGATCTGCTCTATCACGTGGTCCGCGCTGTTCGGTGTGATCATCGGTGCCGTCGCCGCTATCAACCGTGGACGCTCGCTCGATATCGTGGGCATGGTCATCGCGATCGCCGGCATCTCCATACCGAACTTCTGGCTCGGTCTTCAGCTCATGGAGATCTTCTCGGTCGGCTTCGGTCTGCTGCCCACGGGCGGGGTCGACACATGGCAGGGTTACATTCTGCCGTCGCTCGCCATGGGTGCCGGCATCATGTCCATTCTCGCGCGCGTCACGCGCTCCTCGATGGTCGAGAACCTCGGTCGCGACTACATCCGGACCTCGCGCGCCAAAGGCCTGAGCGAATCGAAGGTGATCTGGCGCCATGCCTTCAAGAACTCTTCGATCGATGTCGTGACGGTGGCGGCGTTGCAGATCGGCGCGCTGATCGCCGGCTCCGTCGTCGTCGAGACCGTGTTTTCGATTCCCGGACTGGGCAGGTTGCTCGTGGCTTCGATCGGCTACCGCGACTACCAGGTGATCCAGACGCTCATCTTGTTCTTCTCATTGGAATACATGGTCGTCAACCTGATCGCCGATGTCTTGTACGGCATCATCAACCCGCGCGTGCGCTACGACTAG
- a CDS encoding ABC transporter permease: MADTTTKNAEGAFAAGEELPRAVSPWRQFIKKFWRRKTAVAGFFFIVFVLVIAVIGPQITPYDPGAYDYAALYSGPSATHIWGCDEFGRDVFSRILAGTQLSIGTAVTASVLGTVVGVVLGLLAGFLGGIVDAIIMRVCDIMFAFPGMLLAMAIVAIIGPGIKNIMIGVAVFTVPTFARIIRGAVLEVRGELYVEVAKSVGCSTARTMFVHIFPGTMQALIVNFSMNVGGAILTASSLSFLGLGANVTEPEWGAILSQGRSYIATAPHLVLFPGLVIFLTVLAFNLFGDGLRDTLDPKLN; encoded by the coding sequence ATGGCAGATACAACCACGAAGAACGCTGAGGGCGCATTCGCGGCGGGCGAGGAGCTGCCGCGCGCCGTGAGCCCGTGGAGGCAGTTCATAAAGAAGTTCTGGCGGCGCAAGACCGCCGTCGCAGGCTTCTTCTTCATCGTGTTCGTCTTGGTGATCGCCGTCATCGGCCCGCAGATCACCCCGTATGACCCGGGAGCCTACGATTACGCGGCCCTGTACTCCGGTCCGAGCGCGACGCATATCTGGGGCTGCGATGAGTTCGGACGGGACGTGTTCAGTCGAATCCTCGCGGGCACGCAGCTCTCCATCGGCACGGCCGTCACCGCCTCGGTGCTCGGAACCGTGGTCGGCGTGGTGCTCGGCTTGCTCGCAGGGTTTCTCGGCGGAATCGTCGACGCGATCATCATGCGCGTCTGCGACATCATGTTCGCGTTCCCGGGTATGCTGCTCGCCATGGCGATCGTCGCCATCATCGGACCGGGCATCAAAAACATCATGATCGGCGTCGCGGTGTTCACCGTTCCCACGTTCGCGCGCATCATCCGGGGAGCCGTGCTCGAGGTGCGCGGAGAGCTGTATGTCGAGGTCGCGAAATCGGTCGGCTGCTCAACGGCCAGGACGATGTTCGTTCATATCTTCCCCGGTACGATGCAGGCCCTGATCGTCAATTTCTCCATGAACGTGGGCGGTGCCATTCTGACGGCGTCAAGCCTTTCGTTTCTCGGTCTGGGCGCGAATGTCACCGAACCCGAGTGGGGCGCGATTCTCTCGCAGGGACGCAGCTATATCGCGACCGCGCCGCATCTCGTGCTCTTCCCCGGTCTGGTCATCTTTCTTACCGTGCTCGCGTTCAACCTGTTTGGCGACGGTCTGCGCGACACGCTCGATCCCAAGTTAAACTGA
- a CDS encoding ABC transporter ATP-binding protein produces MSAPLLEVRGLTTEFKRDRKTWITAVSDVSFDLHPGEIVGLVGESGCGKSVSSLSVLRLLPRQTSRISGEVMFGGDDLLKLSEKRMRSIRGNDIAMIFQEPMNSLDPIMRVEDQLAEAITLHNDLSKREVHERCLRVLASVGIPEPKMTLRSYPHELSGGMCQRVMIAMAMSCEPKILIADEPTTALDVTIQAQILALMEQIRRERNTAILLITHDLGVVAETCSRVIVMYAGGIVEQTSTRELFAHPDHPYTKGLIASVPRLGSRVKRLPSIPGSVPDLAAMPSGCRFAPRCSFAQERCRTHEATLHPVAPDHLSSCLLSENERKEVLAHA; encoded by the coding sequence ATGTCAGCACCCCTGTTGGAGGTCCGAGGCCTCACGACCGAATTCAAGCGCGATCGCAAGACGTGGATCACCGCGGTGAGCGACGTATCGTTCGACCTGCATCCCGGTGAGATCGTCGGTTTGGTCGGCGAGTCCGGCTGCGGCAAATCCGTCTCGTCGCTGTCCGTCTTGCGATTGCTCCCCCGCCAGACGAGCAGGATCTCAGGTGAGGTCATGTTCGGTGGCGACGATCTGCTGAAGCTCTCGGAAAAAAGGATGCGCTCCATCCGCGGCAACGACATCGCGATGATCTTCCAAGAGCCCATGAACTCGCTCGATCCGATCATGCGCGTCGAGGACCAGCTCGCAGAGGCCATCACGCTGCACAACGATCTGTCGAAAAGGGAGGTCCACGAGCGCTGCCTCCGCGTGCTCGCCTCCGTCGGCATCCCCGAGCCCAAGATGACGCTCAGAAGCTACCCGCACGAGCTGTCCGGAGGCATGTGCCAACGCGTCATGATCGCGATGGCGATGTCATGCGAGCCCAAGATCCTGATCGCCGACGAGCCGACCACGGCCCTGGATGTGACGATCCAAGCGCAGATCCTGGCTCTCATGGAGCAGATCCGCCGCGAGCGCAACACCGCCATCCTGCTCATCACGCACGACTTGGGCGTCGTCGCCGAGACCTGCAGCCGCGTCATCGTCATGTACGCCGGTGGCATCGTCGAGCAGACCTCGACGCGAGAGCTGTTCGCGCATCCTGACCATCCCTACACCAAGGGCCTTATCGCCTCGGTGCCCAGGCTCGGCAGCCGCGTGAAACGGCTTCCTTCGATCCCGGGCAGCGTGCCCGATCTCGCCGCCATGCCCTCGGGCTGCCGCTTCGCACCGCGTTGCTCCTTCGCTCAGGAGCGGTGCCGCACGCACGAGGCGACCCTGCATCCGGTCGCGCCCGATCACCTGTCGAGCTGCCTTCTGAGCGAAAACGAGCGGAAGGAGGTGCTGGCCCATGCCTGA
- a CDS encoding ABC transporter ATP-binding protein, translating to MPDTLVSIKNLTKRFPVSKSFFGKPTKFVHAVNDVSFDIAAGETFAIVGESGCGKSTTSRLLDHLIKPDEGEIWFDGREISKLSDKQMRPLRSDMQVVFQDPYGSLNPRMKVQDIISEPLLVHTSLSTGERLRRAQELLDVVGLSAAHGERYPHEFSGGQRQRIGIARALSVQPKLIIADEPVSALDVSIQAQVLNLLRDLQEKFNLTYLFISHDLAVVEMISDRIAVMYLGSIMEVAPNEDLYRNPRHPYTQALLSAVPVPDPEIKKHHVLLEGDIPTSTTLPSGCPFRTRCPHATEKCAREVPPDTIVEPGHVVRCHYPDLTL from the coding sequence ATGCCTGATACCCTCGTCTCGATCAAGAACCTCACGAAGCGCTTCCCGGTCAGCAAGTCGTTCTTCGGCAAGCCGACGAAGTTCGTCCATGCCGTGAACGACGTCTCCTTCGACATCGCTGCCGGTGAGACCTTCGCCATCGTAGGGGAATCCGGTTGCGGCAAGTCCACGACAAGCCGACTTCTCGACCACCTGATCAAACCCGATGAGGGTGAGATATGGTTCGATGGCCGTGAGATCTCAAAGCTGTCTGACAAGCAGATGCGTCCGCTGAGATCGGACATGCAGGTCGTGTTCCAAGATCCCTACGGCTCGCTCAATCCCCGCATGAAGGTGCAGGACATCATCAGCGAGCCCCTCCTCGTTCACACCTCGCTCTCCACCGGGGAGCGTCTGCGGCGCGCCCAGGAGCTGCTCGATGTCGTCGGGCTTTCTGCGGCCCATGGCGAGCGCTATCCCCATGAGTTCTCCGGAGGCCAGCGGCAGCGCATCGGCATCGCGCGCGCCCTGTCCGTGCAGCCGAAGCTCATCATCGCCGATGAGCCGGTCTCGGCGCTCGACGTCTCGATCCAGGCGCAGGTCCTGAATCTCCTGCGTGATCTGCAGGAGAAGTTCAACCTCACCTATCTGTTCATATCGCATGATCTCGCCGTCGTCGAGATGATATCCGACCGCATCGCCGTCATGTACCTGGGCTCGATCATGGAGGTCGCGCCGAACGAGGATCTCTACCGCAATCCGCGTCATCCCTATACGCAGGCGCTGCTCTCCGCGGTGCCTGTGCCCGATCCGGAGATCAAGAAGCACCATGTGCTGCTTGAAGGCGATATCCCCACCTCTACCACGCTCCCCTCGGGGTGTCCGTTTCGCACGCGATGCCCGCATGCGACCGAGAAGTGCGCCAGGGAGGTTCCACCGGACACAATCGTGGAGCCGGGCCATGTCGTGAGATGCCACTACCCCGACCTCACGCTGTAG
- the thiC gene encoding phosphomethylpyrimidine synthase ThiC — protein sequence MNISDSEHGRRTPRGCEPKSKSEPQSPSAPVTQMEFARAGRITAAMRAVAEREQRDVEFIRERVADGRIAIPANVVHLAKGLAPVGVGEGLSTKVNVNLGISGDRADAAEEWRKVGIAQDNGADAIMDLSNAGKTQAFRRDLIAKTPLMVGTVPMYDAIGYLEKPLVELTGDDLLRVVRTHAEDGVDFLTIHAGINRRVVETFKQTGRLMNIVSRGGSLLFGWMEVTGAENPFYERFDEVLEICHEFDVTISLGDSCRPGCLYDANDATETAEMIELGKLTRRAWDAGVQVMVEGPGHMAIDEIAATVKMQKRLCHNAPFYVLGPLVCDVGVGYDHITAAIGGAISASAGADFLCYVTPAEHLCLPDADDVLDGLIATRIAAHAADIAKGVPGARDADARMAQARRKLDWEAMWPAALDPATARARFEASPAATEGTCTMCGKMCAVRTVNKVLEGTTIDLDAS from the coding sequence ATGAACATCAGTGACAGCGAACACGGACGCCGCACACCAAGAGGTTGCGAACCGAAATCGAAGAGCGAGCCTCAGAGCCCGAGCGCTCCCGTCACGCAGATGGAGTTCGCGCGCGCTGGTCGCATCACGGCCGCCATGCGCGCGGTCGCGGAGCGCGAGCAACGCGACGTCGAGTTCATCCGCGAGCGCGTCGCCGACGGACGCATCGCCATACCCGCCAATGTCGTCCATCTCGCGAAGGGGCTCGCGCCCGTAGGCGTCGGCGAGGGCCTCTCGACGAAGGTCAACGTGAACCTCGGGATCTCCGGGGACCGCGCCGACGCCGCCGAAGAGTGGCGCAAGGTCGGCATCGCGCAGGACAACGGCGCCGATGCCATCATGGATCTCTCCAACGCCGGCAAGACCCAGGCGTTCAGACGCGACCTCATCGCGAAGACCCCGCTCATGGTGGGCACCGTGCCGATGTATGACGCGATCGGCTACCTCGAGAAGCCGCTCGTCGAGCTCACCGGCGATGACCTCCTGCGCGTCGTGCGCACCCACGCCGAGGACGGCGTCGACTTCCTGACGATCCATGCGGGCATCAACCGGCGCGTCGTCGAGACGTTCAAGCAGACGGGCCGGCTCATGAACATCGTCTCGCGCGGGGGCAGCCTGCTGTTCGGCTGGATGGAGGTGACCGGAGCGGAGAACCCGTTCTACGAGCGCTTCGATGAGGTGCTCGAGATCTGCCATGAGTTCGATGTCACGATCTCGCTGGGGGACTCGTGCCGACCGGGGTGCCTCTATGACGCCAACGATGCGACCGAGACCGCCGAGATGATCGAGCTGGGCAAGCTCACGCGCCGAGCGTGGGACGCCGGCGTGCAGGTCATGGTCGAGGGCCCAGGTCACATGGCGATCGACGAGATCGCAGCGACGGTCAAGATGCAGAAGCGGCTGTGCCACAACGCTCCGTTCTACGTGCTCGGGCCCCTCGTGTGCGATGTCGGCGTGGGCTACGATCACATCACCGCGGCGATCGGCGGCGCGATCTCGGCGAGCGCGGGCGCGGACTTCCTGTGCTACGTGACGCCCGCTGAGCACCTGTGCCTGCCCGACGCCGACGACGTGCTCGACGGCCTCATCGCGACCAGGATCGCCGCGCACGCCGCCGACATCGCCAAGGGCGTGCCCGGCGCGCGCGACGCCGACGCGCGCATGGCGCAGGCCCGCCGCAAGCTCGACTGGGAGGCCATGTGGCCCGCTGCGCTCGATCCGGCGACGGCTCGCGCCCGCTTCGAGGCCTCGCCGGCCGCGACCGAGGGAACCTGCACGATGTGCGGCAAGATGTGCGCCGTGCGAACCGTCAACAAGGTTCTCGAGGGCACCACCATCGATCTCGATGCGAGCTGA
- the thiM gene encoding hydroxyethylthiazole kinase, which translates to MDLEHLGESLARVRATSPLVHSITNYVTANDCANALLACGASPIMSDDAAEVADITSICGGLVLNIGTLNQRSIEGMRVAGARSAELDHPIVVDPVGAGASALRTRIATELVDTLPVTVVRGNMSEIKAIAGAAASTRGVDAGPDDAITRDNLESSAEFARELAARLHAIIAITGAIDIVADETRVRAITNGVAMMSSITGTGCMLSCLVGAHVIASFDERLDAVVSAVACMGIAGEVARARMDALDGSGSFRIYLIDAICNMDAPTLDRRARVEVL; encoded by the coding sequence ATGGATCTGGAACACCTCGGCGAGAGCCTCGCTCGCGTCCGCGCGACCTCACCTCTGGTTCACAGCATCACAAACTATGTGACCGCCAACGATTGCGCCAACGCCTTGCTCGCATGCGGCGCCTCTCCCATCATGAGCGACGATGCGGCCGAGGTGGCTGACATCACCTCGATCTGCGGGGGGCTCGTTCTCAACATCGGCACGCTCAACCAGCGCTCCATAGAGGGCATGCGCGTGGCAGGGGCGCGCTCCGCGGAGCTGGACCACCCCATCGTGGTCGACCCGGTGGGAGCAGGTGCCTCAGCGCTGCGCACGCGCATCGCCACCGAGCTGGTCGATACCCTGCCGGTCACGGTCGTACGCGGCAACATGAGCGAGATCAAGGCGATCGCCGGTGCGGCTGCCTCGACACGTGGCGTCGATGCAGGACCCGATGACGCGATCACGCGAGACAACCTCGAGTCGAGCGCGGAGTTCGCACGCGAGCTCGCTGCGCGACTCCACGCGATCATCGCCATCACCGGCGCGATCGATATCGTAGCTGACGAAACACGCGTGCGCGCCATCACTAACGGCGTTGCCATGATGAGCTCGATCACGGGCACGGGCTGCATGCTCTCCTGCCTCGTCGGCGCCCACGTCATCGCCTCTTTCGATGAGCGGCTCGATGCCGTCGTCTCAGCTGTGGCCTGCATGGGAATCGCCGGCGAGGTCGCTCGGGCTCGCATGGACGCACTCGATGGCAGCGGCAGCTTCCGCATCTATCTTATCGACGCCATCTGCAACATGGACGCCCCGACACTTGATCGACGTGCCAGAGTCGAGGTTCTGTGA
- the thiE gene encoding thiamine phosphate synthase: protein MERFAAQDPRRRGMWSRERIRASMLIYAVTDRSWLAGRTLEACVLQAIEGGATCVQLREKDRPTAEVAAIAERLVPCCRAHGIPLIIDDDVEAAARSGADGVHVGQTDTACREARARLGDDAIIGVSARTVAEALAAEEAGADYLGVGAMFSTQTKADATPVTRETLSGICRAVSIPVTAIGGLSERTIPLLFGTGADGAAIVSAIFAAADIEAATRALRMCAVRAFHRDGMK from the coding sequence ATGGAGCGCTTCGCCGCGCAAGACCCCCGCCGTCGCGGCATGTGGTCACGCGAGCGGATTCGCGCAAGCATGCTGATCTACGCCGTGACCGACCGCAGCTGGCTCGCCGGCCGCACGCTGGAGGCGTGCGTGCTCCAAGCGATCGAAGGAGGCGCGACCTGCGTGCAGCTGCGCGAGAAGGATCGGCCGACAGCCGAGGTCGCCGCTATCGCGGAGCGGCTCGTACCCTGCTGCCGCGCGCACGGCATCCCCCTCATCATCGACGATGACGTCGAGGCTGCCGCACGCTCCGGTGCCGACGGGGTCCATGTGGGACAGACCGACACCGCCTGCCGGGAGGCGCGAGCCCGGCTCGGGGACGATGCGATCATCGGGGTCTCGGCCCGCACGGTGGCCGAGGCGCTGGCGGCTGAGGAGGCGGGTGCCGACTACCTCGGCGTCGGAGCCATGTTCAGCACGCAAACCAAGGCTGACGCCACTCCGGTTACACGCGAAACCCTGAGCGGAATCTGTCGGGCCGTGTCCATACCCGTGACCGCCATCGGCGGACTGAGCGAGCGCACCATCCCCTTGCTCTTTGGTACCGGTGCCGACGGCGCGGCCATCGTCTCGGCGATCTTCGCCGCCGCGGACATCGAAGCGGCGACGCGCGCGCTGAGAATGTGCGCGGTGCGAGCGTTTCATCGAGATGGCATGAAATAG
- the thiD gene encoding bifunctional hydroxymethylpyrimidine kinase/phosphomethylpyrimidine kinase produces the protein METRVIPAVLSIAGSDSSGGAGIQADIKTIAAHHLFAETAITALTAQNTLGVRDVLEATPRIVAEQIDAVFEDIPPAAVKIGMVSSTEIVETIAERLTRWGARNIVVDPVMVSTAGSRLIDEDAASALAELLFPLATVITPNVPEAEELSGLEITTAHEQERAARELAARIGCAVLVKGGHMTDESNDLLAERTGEGDAIKTSVTWFRHPRIETANTHGTGCTLSSAIACGLAQGLGLIAAVNQAKSYVTGALAAGLDLGRGPGPLDHMWQR, from the coding sequence ATGGAAACCAGGGTCATTCCGGCAGTTCTGAGCATAGCGGGATCGGACTCAAGCGGCGGGGCCGGCATTCAGGCGGATATCAAGACCATAGCCGCCCACCATCTGTTCGCCGAGACGGCTATCACAGCGCTCACCGCGCAGAACACGTTGGGGGTTCGCGATGTGCTCGAAGCGACACCTCGAATCGTCGCCGAGCAGATCGATGCCGTGTTCGAGGACATCCCGCCGGCAGCCGTCAAGATCGGCATGGTCTCCTCAACCGAGATCGTCGAGACGATCGCCGAGCGACTTACGCGGTGGGGCGCGCGAAACATCGTTGTTGATCCGGTTATGGTCTCCACAGCGGGCTCGCGGCTCATCGACGAGGACGCTGCGAGCGCGCTCGCTGAGCTGCTGTTCCCGCTGGCGACCGTCATCACGCCCAATGTGCCGGAGGCCGAGGAGCTGAGCGGCCTCGAGATCACCACGGCTCACGAGCAGGAGCGAGCTGCACGCGAGCTGGCGGCGCGCATCGGCTGCGCCGTGCTCGTCAAGGGCGGCCACATGACCGACGAATCGAACGATCTGCTTGCCGAGCGCACCGGAGAGGGTGATGCGATCAAGACGTCCGTCACCTGGTTTCGCCATCCGCGCATCGAGACCGCCAACACCCACGGAACCGGATGCACGCTGTCCTCGGCGATAGCATGCGGACTCGCGCAGGGGCTGGGCCTCATCGCCGCCGTCAACCAAGCGAAGAGCTATGTCACCGGAGCGCTCGCAGCCGGATTGGATCTGGGCCGGGGGCCGGGCCCGCTCGATCATATGTGGCAACGCTGA
- a CDS encoding galactitol-1-phosphate 5-dehydrogenase, with protein MEPSSYRQSTMKACRLHGIGDFRTDEVRIPEPVGEQLLIKVGACGVCGSDIPRIFTLGTSKQRYPLTIGHEFGGKIVEVGDDADPSLVGTRGAIFPCIPCRSCGACLSGNYAMCEDYDYLGSRSDGGFARYCLVPSAWHVVFSTDPKTTDDSLAMVEPCTVAQHALRRGEVRAGMNVLIFGAGPIGIMAERWARIFGARTVAICEIVEEKVEFARQRGAQVINGSACDIREAFRELSAGRDADVVIEGTGTGAALGQAIECARTFGTVVLLGNPVRDTTISLSQHSAILRKELSLKGIWNSHYAATPVNEWQFSVAMIDAGDMIVDDLVTAICDLDELPGLCRDIFERRVTVCKAICRPRTQS; from the coding sequence ATGGAACCATCGTCATATCGGCAATCGACTATGAAGGCCTGCCGCCTTCACGGCATCGGCGACTTCCGTACCGATGAGGTCCGGATCCCCGAGCCCGTGGGAGAACAGCTGCTGATCAAAGTCGGGGCGTGCGGCGTCTGCGGATCGGACATCCCGCGCATCTTCACTCTGGGCACCAGCAAGCAGCGCTATCCGCTCACGATCGGCCATGAGTTCGGTGGGAAGATCGTGGAGGTCGGCGACGATGCCGATCCCTCGCTCGTGGGAACGCGAGGTGCGATCTTTCCCTGCATCCCCTGTCGGAGCTGCGGAGCGTGCCTGTCGGGCAACTACGCCATGTGCGAGGACTATGACTATCTGGGGAGCCGCAGCGACGGAGGTTTCGCGCGGTATTGTCTTGTCCCCTCCGCGTGGCACGTCGTTTTCAGCACAGACCCGAAGACGACCGATGACAGCCTCGCGATGGTCGAACCGTGCACCGTGGCCCAGCATGCGTTGCGTCGCGGGGAGGTGCGCGCCGGCATGAACGTCCTGATCTTCGGCGCGGGCCCTATCGGCATCATGGCCGAGCGCTGGGCGAGGATCTTCGGCGCGCGCACGGTCGCGATCTGCGAGATCGTCGAGGAGAAGGTCGAATTCGCGCGTCAGCGCGGCGCGCAGGTGATCAACGGTTCGGCGTGCGATATCCGAGAGGCGTTTCGCGAACTCAGCGCCGGCCGGGATGCCGACGTCGTGATCGAGGGAACGGGGACCGGGGCGGCTCTCGGGCAGGCCATCGAGTGCGCGCGCACGTTCGGCACCGTCGTTCTGCTGGGCAATCCGGTGCGCGACACGACGATATCGCTGAGTCAGCACAGCGCGATCCTGCGAAAGGAGCTGTCTCTCAAGGGAATCTGGAATTCGCACTACGCCGCGACGCCGGTCAACGAGTGGCAATTCAGCGTCGCGATGATCGACGCGGGCGACATGATCGTCGATGATCTGGTCACCGCGATCTGCGATCTTGATGAGCTCCCCGGGCTGTGCCGGGACATCTTCGAGCGTCGCGTCACGGTCTGCAAGGCCATCTGCCGCCCCCGGACGCAGTCATGA